One region of Sebastes fasciatus isolate fSebFas1 chromosome 1, fSebFas1.pri, whole genome shotgun sequence genomic DNA includes:
- the grm2a gene encoding metabotropic glutamate receptor 2 → MSLVRSPVLGVRPVPRPLSLSHLSLLCFCVSLFAQAPHGLPVVGYNTDSKREITLEGDLMIGGLFPVHQKGEGAEDCGKINAQRGIQRLEAMLLALDEINKDERFLPGIRLGAHILDTCSKDTYALEQSLEFVRASLTKVDDSEYTCPDGSYAIHDDVPLAISGVIGGSYSDVSIQVANLLRLFQIPQISYASTSAKLSDKTRYDFFARTVPPDFYQAKAMAEILRYFNWTYVSTVASEGDYGETGIDAFQQEARARQICIATSAKVSRSMSRWSYENVIRSLQQKSNAKVVILFTRSEDARELLVAANRMNVSFTWVASDGWGAQESVVRGSEAVAEGAFTIELASYPIPQFNDYFTSLHPYNNTRNPWFREFWENQFQCSLHDLGCGKHSLRETPFQPESKIMFVMNAVYAMAAALHNMRQALCPNSTKVCEALKPGNGRKFYRDYILKVKFEAPFRPPETENVVRFDNFGDSLGRYNIFHYHKEDGRYVYRKVGYWAQSLILNTSLIPWADQVAPTSQCSDPCRKNEVKSMQPGDVCCWICIPCQSYQYLQDEFTCADCSFGKWPLANLTGCYDLPEEYIRWEDAWAIGPVTISFLGMMCTLFVIGLFLKHNETPVVKASGREVSYILLLGVLMCYSMTFIYIAKPSTAVCTLRRLGLGTSFAVCYSALLTKTNRIARIFSGVKDGAQRPRFISPASQVAICGALISCQLVVVVVWLLVETPGVRKEVSPERRDVVTLKCNSKDSSMLVSLTYNCILIILCTVYAFKTRKCPENFNEAKFIGFTMYTTCIIWLAFQPIFYVTASDYRVQTTTMCISVSLSGSVVLGCLFAPKVHIILFQPQKNVCNLRTATTRFSVTTGPGSSFSQASASNVVPTVCNGREVVDSTTSSL, encoded by the exons ATGTCATTGGTGAGATCCCCTGTGTTGGGGGTGCGCCCTGTGCCCCGACCCCTATCGCTGTCCCACCTCAGCCTGCTGTgcttctgtgtgtctctcttcgCCCAGGCTCCCCACGGTTTGCCTGTGGTGGGTTATAACACTGACTCCAAGAGGGAGATCACGCTGGAAGGAGATTTGATGATCGGCGGCCTTTTCCCTGTGCACCAGAAGGGCGAGGGAGCGGAGGACTGTGGGAAGATCAATGCTCAGAGAGGGATCCAGAGACTGGAGGCCATGCTGCTGGCACTGGATGAAATCAACAAGGACGAGCGCTTCCTGCCTGGGATCAGACTGGGAGCTCATATACTGGACACATGCTCTAAGGACACCTACGCTCTGGAGCAGTCTCTGGAGTTTGTCAGGGCCTCCCTCACCAAAGTGGATGACAGTGAGTACACGTGCCCCGACGGCTCCTACGCCATCCACGATGACGTCCCTCTCGCTATCTCCGGGGTCATCGGAGGCTCCTACAGCGATGTCTCCATtcag GTGGCCAACCTGCTGCGACTCTTCCAGATCCCTCAGATCAGCTATGCTTCCACCAGTGCCAAGCTCAGCGACAAGACCCGCTACGACTTCTTTGCCCGCACCGTGCCCCCTGACTTCTACCAGGCCAAGGCCATGGCAGAGATCCTGCGTTACTTCAACTGGACGTACGTATCGACGGTGGCATCGGAAGGTGACTATGGTGAGACTGGCATTGACGCCTTCCAGCAGGAGGCTCGTGCCCGTCAGATATGCATTGCCACTTCAGCCAAGGTGAGCCGCTCCATGAGCCGCTGGAGTTACGAGAACGTGATCCGCTCCCTGCAGCAGAAGTCCAACGCCAAGGTGGTCATCCTGTTCACGCGCAGCGAAGATGCCCGCGAGCTGCTGGTGGCAGCCAACCGCATGAACGTCAGCTTCACCTGGGTGGCCAGTGATGGCTGGGGAGCACAGGAGAGCGTGGTGAGAGGCAGCGAAGCAGTGGCCGAAGGGGCTTTCACCATCGAACTGGCTTCGTATCCGATCCCACAGTTTAATGACTACTTCACTTCCCTGCACCCGTACAACAACACCAGGAATCCCTGGTTCAGAGAGTTTTGGGAAAACCAGTTCCAATGCAGCCTCCATGATCTGGGCTGCGGGAAGCACTCTCTCCGCGAGACTCCGTTTCAGCCAGAATCCAAGATCATGTTTGTGATGAATGCTGTCTATGCAATGGCTGCTGCTTTACACAACATGAGGCAGGCCTTATGCCCCAACTCCACCAAGGTGTGTGAGGCTCTCAAACCTGGCAACGGCAGAAAGTTTTACAGGGACTACATTCTCAAAGTCAAGTTTGAGG CTCCATTTCGTCCACCAGAAACAGAGAATGTAGTCCGCTTTGATAATTTCGGGGACAGCCTCGGCCGTTACAACATTTTCCACTACCACAAAGAAGACGGACGTTACGTCTACCGTAAGGTCGGCTACTGGGCTCAGAGCCTGATCCTGAACACCAGCCTGATCCCCTGGGCTGACCAGGTTGCCCCGACCTCCCAGTGCAGCGACCCCTGCCGGAAGAACGAGGTGAAGAGTATGCAGCCTGGAGATGTGTGCTGCTGGATCTGTATCCCCTGTCAGTCCTACCAGTACCTGCAGGATGAGTTCACCTGCGCTGACTGCAGCTTCGGAAAGTGGCCTCTGGCCAACCTGACAGGCTGTTATGATCTGCCCGAGGAGTACATCCGCTGGGAAGATGCCTGGGCCATTGGACCCGTCACCATTTCCTTTCTGGGGATGATGTGTACGCTCTTCGTCATTGGCCTCTTCCTCAAACACAATGAGACACCCGTGGTGAAGGCCAGTGGCCGTGAGGTCTCTTACATTCTTCTGCTGGGAGTGTTGATGTGTTATAGCATGACCTTCATCTACATTGCCAAACCGTCCACGGCAGTTTGCACACTGCGTCGGCTCGGCTTAGGCACCTCATTCGCCGTGTGCTACTCGGCCCTCCTAACCAAGACCAATCGCATTGCTCGGATCTTCAGCGGGGTGAAGGATGGAGCACAGCGGCCTCGATTTATCAGCCCGGCCTCCCAGGTTGCCATCTGCGGCGCTCTGATCTCCTGCCAGCTGGTCGTGGTGGTGGTCTGGTTGCTGGTGGAGACCCCAGGGGTGAGAAAGGAAGTGAGCCCGGAGAGGAGAGACGTGGTCACCCTCAAGTGTAACAGCAAGGACTCCAGCATGCTTGTGTCGCTCACCTACAACTGCATCCTCATTATCCTGTGCACGGTCTACGCCTTCAAGACCCGCAAATGCCCCGAGAATTTCAACGAGGCCAAGTTCATCGGGTTCACCATGTACACCACCTGCATCATCTGGCTGGCTTTCCAGCCTATTTTCTACGTTACTGCCAGTGACTACAGG gTGCAGACAACCACCATGTGCATCTCGGTCAGTCTGAGTGGGTCGGTGGTGTTGGGCTGCCTCTTCGCTCCCAAAGTCCACATCATCCTGTTCCAGCCGCAGAAGAATGTCTGCAATCTCAGAACGGCCACCACCCGCTTCAGCGTCACCACCGGCCCCGGCTCCAGTTTCTCTCAAG CATCAGCCTCCAATGTTGTTCCAACAGTGTGTAACGGACGAGAGGTGGTGGACTCCACAACGTCCTCCTTGTGA